The genomic stretch tttttgtttttaagtgacataatttctgtatctttggggagggaagggaaaaatagcGGAGTCCTCGAGGCTATAATGGGcctctgctgtgtttttttcagatcaGCTGAGTTTCATGAAGCATCCCTGGATATCCAGCCACTTTCTGTTAGAAAgtttaaaatccttttcttcaGTACCTTATCTAAGTAACTGGGAAGGCGACTCTTTGAAGGAATTCCTTGTCTTTTTTGGAGATGGTCTTTAATGATTATAGTTTTCACAGTCACGTAACGTGCAGGACTCAAATTTAGAGAGCTGCAGAGCACCTTTTCCCTGTCCGATAAGAGTTCAAAGCCAGGCAGGTTTTCAATGGCAGCAAATTCACCCTCTTTACcatcttccttccctctcttggAACTAGCTATGTTTTtgttctccttcctcttttcccgTTTATGCCTGGCTGCCTCATATTCTGCAGACTCTTCCATTTTGGTGATTCCATTTCGACGATACCGCTGCAACTCCCGAATCTTTGCTCGAAGTATCCTCTCCTTGTGCATGTTCTCAAAGAAGTCTTCAAACTCCTTACAAGACATGAACTGGTACAGAGGCCTCAGTTTCAGCCTCAactccttctcttcttttgtgATCTTTCGTTTGGGAGCTTTCTCCTTGTCCTTTTTATCCTTCCCCAGAAAGGCCGGCACCAAGTTATAGTCTCGTGCAATGTTCTTCCGCCGTTGCCTCTCCTTGAGTTTCCTTACGTACATGTCTACGTGAGCTCTTTTTAACTCTATTTCCACATCATCGTCGTCATAGTTCACCGAAAGGCCACTGATGAGAGTCTCCGCATCTTGATCGTATTCAATCTCATAGTCATCCCGAAGCGGCATGTATCccaactgctgctgctcagccacaGATATATCCAACGGTGGGAGCGGCGTGGTCAAGCTAGGAGAAAGCGGGCCGCCGCTGGGACACGTGTGATCCGTTACTCTGTTTGGAATAGTGTCAGGGATGCAGGCTTTTCCCAGGTTGCCATGGATATACATGCTCACATAGTGTTCCATCACCTCCTGAGGCGTTCGGGATGCCCCCACATGAGCAGCCATGTCCTCctaaatggaaaataaggagGAGCGATAAAATGATTCCCATTACATCTCCTGCATGACAGGCACTCAGGTAAGAGCATgactccttccctgctcctcaaAAGCCAACTCGCAATACCTAAACTTTTCTAGCAGTACTTAAATTAGCCACATTTCCGTAAGATCTGCATTTGTAGGTCCAAATAAGTATTCACAAGTGCACGAGGCATGTAAGCCATGAAAACAGCACCAGCAACATCACGAAGGCAAGCTGCATTAGATCCTCTGGGTACAGGAACACCATCGAGACACTGGATCCGCATGGTGATTCCTGAGCATCCATCACTCTCTCAAAAAGTCAGCTTACCATCACCAGGAAGCTTTCTAAGTCCCAAGCCAGCACTGAGATCACTACATCGTTTGGATTTTGCTCACTTATATTGCACTACCAAAGTACTTTTAGAGCAAcatagaaataaagaaagaCAGTATTTACAGTAAGAAAGATAACATTTACTCTTTTCTAGTTATTTAAGAACTAACCCAAGCTACAACGATCATAAACTTTAAGATTTTTAAGAAGTCTTTACATTTAACAAAGCAAGACATAATCAAGTAACAATTAATGAATCAAATGATGATGGTTTTTactactgttttttaaaaacgAGCCTGACTGTATACTGAGACAGAAGGCAAGCAGCAAGTTTACAGCTGTGACATCCTGAAGGAAAAGACCAAAACCAAGAAGAAGAGGGTATAAGATCTGTAacacagccaggctggggggAGGGCATATGCCGGAACCTAAGGTAGCGACAGGTCCGAGAAGCCTGAAGCGCTCCTTTGACCAGCAGCTCTCCCCATGTAGCCCACGTAAGGCCACCGGCCCGGCACGGAGCCGCCTGCACCTGCCAGCCAGAGAGGCTGCTGTCTCCGCAGCGCGCTgcgggggggagaggagggggctgcagagcaggacGTGACACCGGGGCCCCCCGCCAAGACCGCGCACGTCCCCCGCTGCTGCCAGGCCTGCGGACTCCCCGCAGCCCGGGCCGGCGGCCTCCCTCAGGCCGGTCAGCGGCGGCCCGCTGCCCCACGCACCCGTGGCCGCCACGCCGAGCAGGGACGATGCACCCTCGGCACGGGGGAGCGTCCGCCGCAGGAGGGCCGGCCCGCCGCGGCCTGAGGGGCGGCGCTGCCCCACTGGGCGCTGGTCCCTCGCTGTCAGGCGCGACGCGGaccccgccgccggcagcccgcCCCGCGGCCCTTACCCAGTTGCCGAAGCCGAACTGCTCGATGGcgtccagcagcagctgctcctcccGGCTGCTCCAGCCACCCTCGGCCTCGGCGCCCCAGAGGGTGAAGCGGCCGCCGTCGACGAGCTGGTAGCCGTGCCATCGGCGGTGCGGGCCGATCTCGGCGCCCGCCGAGAAGCAGTCGGGGCAGAGCTCGATGTCGGCGCACTCGGTGCAGCGGAAGCGCAGGGAGCTCACCTCGGCCAGGCAGTACACGCAGTACTTCTTCCCCAGTTCCGCCATCTTACCCCGCCCGCCGACAGGCCGTGCGCATGCGCCGACACGCCCCCCCGCCAGCACCGCCAATGGCAGCGCGCCCGACGGGCGGAGCCCCACGACGGACGGCCAATGGACGAAGAGGGCTTGGCCCTCCTCTTGGACACCCGGCCAATGGGGCCAATGCGCCTGGGCGCCAGGGTTATCAAAACGAATGAACGGCTCGGATTGGCCGACCGGGCTCCGTCTTCCTTTCCCGCGACCAATCGGAGAGGCTACCCCCAGCGACCCCGTCGCTGAGTGGTAGTCCGAGGCGAGGGGGCGCGGCCGAGCCGGCGCCACGGGgagaggggcggggcggggcggggcggggccggcccgccctccggccggccggcggggccgAGTCCCGTTGCCCGGGCAACGGGCGAAGCGGGGAGCCGCCCAGCCAtggaggcggcggcgggagggccggagctggagcagcccgaggggccggcggggcgggggcagctGAGCCCGGGTGCCCCAGGGGAGTCGCCGGGGCCCGAGGTGctgggcggggcgggggagcccGCGGAACCGAGGCCGGAGGTCCCGGCAGGGCCGAGGTCCGAGGAGCCGCCGGGGCCCTGCGAGCCAGAgaagctggggctggaggagtcGGAGCCGCCGGGGCCCGAGGAGCCGCCAGAGCCGGAGGTCGCAGCAGGACTGCCGGGGCCCCCCGCGGCCGCGCCAGCAGCCGGCGGTGCCGAGGAGGAGGCGGCGAGCGGCGGGGACGGTGCGGCGGGCCAGGCGCCTCCCGCCGCGCGGGCTGAAGGGGCCCCGGGCCCCCTGGCGCCGGCCGCCCCCGGCGGAGCCGAGCGGAGGAGCGGCGAGGAGGCGGGGGAGGCGCCCGAGGAGCGGGACGGCGCGGAGGAGGGCGCGGAGGAGCggcgggagcgggcggcccTGCTGGAGCAGCACCGCGGGCTGGCGGGCGAGCGGGAGCGGCTGCGGCAGGCCAGCGCCCGCCTGCAGCTGCGGCTGGGCGAgctgctgcggctgcggcggggcGAGAGGCGGCCGCGGGCGGAGCTGGGCGCGGGCGGGCCGCAGCTGTACGGCCAGCGCCTccggcggctgcgggagctgcgGGAGCAGCGGGAGCGGGCGGCCGCTGCCTGCCGGGAGCGGGtggcggcccggcggcggggcggcgagGAGCggcaggcccaggcccaggccgAGTGGGCCGCCTTCCAGGCCCGCAAGAAGGCGGTGGCCGTCTTCAGCCTAGGCCGGCGGCTGGGCGGCAGGGAGGCGGCGGCCGAGGCGGTGGACCGCATCCAGGCCAGGGAACGGGACAAAGAACAGCAAGTGCGCGAGGTGAGGCTGAGGCCCCGGGTCGAGCTGTGGCTGCGGTCTTGTCTGTCCCATCTCTACCTATCTTCTCTTGTCAAAAAGGTCTCTGACGAGGCCAGCGTTTTGCTCTTCTTACAGCCAGGGAGGGTACTTTCTTCCCCTGACATCTACCACTCGGTCTTAAACAACACATGTACGATGCTTTTCTCCCCTTGAAGCTTTTTATTATTGTCATGccttattttaaacagaagcaCTTCCTCCCTGGCAAGGCAAGGACTAAAGAAATGAGAGtcattcttattttatttctcctcctCTAGGCCCGCGTGGAAAACATCAAGCTGAAGCATGAAATCCAAACTCTTGAAACCATCTTGAAAGCTCAGGGAGAACTGGTCGACAGTCAACATTTTATGGACTTGGAAGACATGAAGAAAGAGAATCAGAAACGCAGCGAAAAGATTGGCGACCTCAGTGATGAAATCCTGAAGCTCAAAAAGAAGGTATCGAACGCAGTACATATTCTCAGCCAGTTCAAGGAAAAACTACAGTTTGTGGAAGCTGAAAATCAAGGCAGAAAGGTTGAACTGATGGACATTGAGATAATCTTGTCGCAGAAGAGAGACGTTCTGACCAAAAGCAAACAGGCCAGAGACAGACTGCAGAGAAACAatctgaaactgcagcagaaacgTGGGTTGCTTGGAAATGAGATACTGCTTCGGGACTTTGAGGAAATGGTGGGTAGCGTAGAGCTGCTAAGTCAGCGACTGGAAACACTGAAACATCACCATGCTCGTCTGATCCTTACTTGTAGgggaattcagaaaaaaatcaaggaagccAATTCCTCTTTCCTTGCTGAGGATGGCTAAAGAAAAGAAggcatggaaaagaaataaacaaaggagttttctgtaattctgatttttaacatgcttttttttttggtaagccCTGGGGAATACATTACACACATACTCCTGAAGCCTTTTCTAAGAGACATGTCAGTATTATGAATTCCATGAAGAGATTACAGTAGTTACTCATTTTGAATGAAACCATATACAGGTGCCTGtcttaaagaaacaaaaaagcctcaGTCAAAAGTCTCCGCTTTTAGAAAACCATCTTTGCATTCAGTCCTTCAAGGCCATGGCAATACTGTAGAAGCAGAGCACTCGCCATACCCTAACTCAAATCCTGATCCTGCCACTCTCTGTATGAATTTTATAATTCAGTATTGACTTCATCTGTACGATAAATGTACCTGCCTTCTGGGCATGTCGTAAGGTGTCATTGTCATAGATGTGGCTGAGAACTGGAGAGCAGCTTATTGTCAATACCTGACGTGACTTGCCGACAGCCAATATGCTACAGAAGCACTAAATCATTCACCTGTTCTGTACATACACTTGGCTGCTAAGTTTGCCTTGGTGGTGCCCAAGAAGAAAGGTTTATTACTTTAAGAACTATTTTCAtagtataaatatatacataaaccTTATCACTCAAAACTagagtttttcatttttttgttcattcagCTTTTACAGTTTTGGGAGGTCCTCAGCCTTGTCCTCATTCATGGTGTGTGAAGAGGTAGAGTAGCGTAAGCCCATCACTGTTTCGGTCCCCTCTGCACTCCCCTCAACTATAACGTATCAGAATTCCAGAAAAAATAGACCAAAGAAAAGAGGGGAGAGGGCGACAAACATTTACACATTTATGACTGTACAGCTCACAGAGCTTTAGTTACAGGAAGCAGCTTCCCCTTTCAAAACAGTATATTCTTTAAACTCCAGTTCCCCCATGGCAAACAGTGGCTATGAGACTGATCTATATCCCACAGCTCTTGCTCCTGCTACTGtagcattattaaaaaaagtacaCAAGTCACTGAATGCACCTATATGGGGACAAAAAGTAGATAAACTGACATAAAAGACCTTTTAAGGAATGGCTCACACCTTTCTCTTTTAGATCATCTCTGAACTAGGTTTTTTGAATTGCCTggatatttaaaagacaaaacataATTAAGTGGTTATTACACCACTGAAGGTTTAAATCTTGTTATTTTGTCATAGCGAAAAGAGAGGAGAGATCAGTAATTTCTTACTCTTACTGCAATCCCACAGTAGCGATTTGGTTATATTCTAAGGTCCTTACAGTTCTGTAGAACTATTGCATAAACACAGCAGAACAGTGCAGGCTCTTGTTCTGCAAACACCTGACATACTCTGTATCTTCAGTAGCTCAAACACTATTCATGAAGAAACATTACGCAACTAACGTTCAAAAACTTTTCACAAAATACCAGCAGATCGACCTCTGTCTGTTGTTGCTGGACAGTAGAAGGAGACAAGCGTAACTGCCAACCACTTATCTTAAAAAAGTGACACCAAAATCAGTACCTTTCACCTTAAGCCTTGTTACCAAAAGtgagctctgctcctgctgaaaGAGTGGCTATCGCACAAGTAGCCTCCTGGTGTTCCACGAAACTGTCTTCATAATTAGGATGATCAGCATTCATCTCCCTAAGAGAAGTTACTCTGCCCTGTTTTGACTTCTTACAAATCCCTGCCAGGAAAATTATTGCACGCCTTGCTGCTTTTGGCTTAAGACATATAAACCTTCTTTTAACTTCTTAAACACTATTAAGGAACAAATGTAGACAGATAAAGAGAGGAGAAGCAGGGAAAGTGGATCTTAGAtgcttttcattgtttcatGTTTGACATCTGGAGAAGGCAAGAATTAAGGGTGGAAATGAGGCTGACAGTATATCCCCTGAATGAAGTATTTCTACTGAAACAAATACTACTAAGACATTTGCTTAAACTTCACACACTGTCTCCAGGACTTTTTTTCTTAGCGCTGAGTTGTTGAGACAACCCACTGCTACCCCAACGTTCCAAAGCATGCTGAGGATGAAGATTCCTCCATTTTCCTCTTATAAAGTTAGGAAGACATTCCGTCAGGAAGCAGTAAAGacaaatgtctttttatttcctaatcTCATGTGCTGGCATGCAGGAAAGCATTTCACTTCTCTTCAAACAGACTGGAATTAGTACTGGGAAAACAGGTGAGGAAAAGTAAATCTGGTTTTGAACAGTTTTGTGCAACTCCTGTAATATATACGCTATAAAGCTCTATCGGTATCAAATTGGTACAGGCTTACATAAAGCAATTCTGATTTTACGTTCTAATCCAGCAAATCAAACAGTAAGATACTTCAGTACAAGGAAGTAAGAGACGTGTTTACTGGAGAAACTAGAACCGTGGCAGCCAACTCTTCATCTGTGCTCCCCAAGTAGCCTTGTTGCACAGATACTGTCTTCTTTCCGCTGCGGTTATCCATCTCTTATTTGGTGCTTTAACCTCTTTTCAGTTAAGTAAGCAACAGGAAGCTTCTCCACTTTAATCTCTGAAGTTATGCCTATGTAAGAATTAAGAGAATACTACCTTAAGTTGAGCACAAAAATTGCCTTGTGAATATGAAACTTGCAATAAACCATGATTTCTTCTTCtaaggcaaagaaaggaaaaggtattCAAGCATTTCTGAGTTCTGCGCATCTCACAAAGATGTATTTACATTCATTTTCCATAATAAATTTATCAGATCTCAGACCTAGTCCAGAGTAAGGCATATGAAATAGATTAAACCATGGGCACCGTAAGTAATACATCTTCTAAATGTCACATGTAATATAGCAGGTATTTTAACATGAGAACTTGGAAAGCATCACCAAAAAGTCCTCCACCTCCAATACTTAAATGTCCCAAAGTCCTGATTTTGGACAGACAAGAACTGCTAAAGAAGCCTGTAAAGAAACAGACAGGTACTTGAATTTTTGGTTTCTCAATTACACTGACAATAGGTGATTGAGATAACTTTACATGACTTTATTTAACAAAACCATGTATTTACAGTTGAAAAAAGTTCCAGTTCGATACACATATCTAAACAACAAAAACTTGCTAACTACATAAAACCAATTTAAACATGATGTACAGGGGATGTATCAACAGTTCTCTATATGTCAACCTAGTCTTTAGAACATTCAAAAATAAGCTGTTACAAGGTaccttttttcccaaatgaaatTCTTTACTAAATGGAATAACGTTAATGATTGGTTGCTGATTGAAGTTGCAAAACGGCTTTATTATAAAGTGCACGTTGTACAGAATTCTAAACGTGGCTGAAGTCTTCTGGTTTCTCTAATCTGCTGCATGTACAGTGGGGTAGTTGCAGACTTCTGATTTATTGcggcatttttatttttccttaaacccgtgaagaaaagaaaatttacttGATAATAATTTACTTGCTGAATAATCTACTTGTAATTTACTTGCTGAATGAAAGAAAGTCTCATGCATCTTGTTACAGATACTCTCAGGCACCTGAACAACAAAATTGTCAAAATTTTTTATGCAATCCCTGAATTTGTTACAGAAATCTTCCTTAATAGCTAATTAAGAGATTTGGTATGCTGCAAGAAACTTAAAAAGCTGAGTGGCAAGTAATTCTATGCCCTTACTACTCATCTCTGTTTTTATCAAAATTCAAGCGTTACCTTCAGATCAAGTTACTGAGAAGTTGAAACAACTGCATCTTTAGGcaggtgaggtttttttttccaatctattttgtttgaaaacaacTGTGCAAAGCTCCTTATtgcattgcttttcttcattaaagAACATACCTTATATACAGAAAGAAATCATTTAGAAAATATATACATCTTCTAAGAACAGAAAGATcaaatcacaaaacaaaataattacatttgcaAGTAACAAACAGTGCACAAGTGTTGCAGCAGGCCTTTTTCCCACAACTATGCCCATTTTCACTGTTACATTCAACATCTtagtgagaagagaaaaaggagaacagGCTGTCGACGGCTGCAAAGATACCTAGTAGCTAAAGAATGCATTTTAACCAGACAAATGAGCCACACTTGTAGACTTGgtttaaaaggaaatacaaatctaGTTGCAATGAAGACTTAAATCACAAAGTCAGTTACAGTACCACCTAAAAACGTATACTGGGGAAAAAGTTGTCTCTATGTTTAACAAACCATTTAAAAGCATAGTGCAAATGTTTCAGATGGTAGGCCTCTCATATCCTTTATGGAAAGGCGTATTTGTTGTAGTAATAGAAAACGTAATATTGAAAAACACTTACTGACCTTCCAGCTTTCTATTGCACTTCAAAGCAATGTAGCATACAAGTACCAGTCACCAAAGGAACAAAGCAAGACAAATTCTGGGAGAATTAACATGTGTTTCATATCAACATCTTGATGTCTATTTTCAGTAAGTGATGACCTAGAAGTCTTACAGAGGAATTAAGATGgccaacaaaaaaacacatcCATTACGCCAGGTACACAAAGTGGACAGGAAAAGAGGCCAATGAGGTATCAGACTTGCAAGCTGCGTTTGCATTACACATCTTCCAAAGTGATTATGAGTCCTCACTTACCAGGGAATCTTGCTCTCACTCTTTTTAATATTACTATCAAACTATCTCTTGCCGAAACAATGTTTGTACTAAAGGACAGTATTTTGATTTATGTCCCACAGTCCTTTACATTATAGGTTGAGTTGAGCAGTGTGCAActattattctcatttttttattcagacaATGCCAAAATAATCAGCATAAAACAGACCTAAGAGCATTGGGAACCCGCTGACCATATAGCTAGAGGATTTAGTAATGCCTGTTTACAGTTAACACAAATATTGCTTTAGTTAGTTTCCCTTTTCAATGatcattatttataaaatagaCTTTACACTATACACTATGCAATAAACATTCTTGTAAATCAGAGGCACTGATGATTTACAGTTCAACATTCATCTGAATGCAGAGGGGATCTAAGCTGTATAACAGAATTATGCAACCAGAGTTTGCAGTCTCTGTAACTTGCTCCCGTGTATTAGAGGCTGGATAAAACACTAGGAAATGACAGCTTGTACTTATCCTGATGGTATTTGTCTGGCACATTCCCCAACTTCTTTCACTTGTCACTACATAAAGATCAGCTCCACATAACGCTTTCCGACTGTGGTAGCAGCAGCTTCAGGAGATCCCACAGagccttttcttttcagcagcaaTGCTGGCTTAAATAACTTCTCCCCTGCATCCTTCCTCCTCAGTTTTGCCAGTGAGCAGAGCTGGGTTTAAAGTAActataaaattgcttttaaccATTTCTCAATTTATCTGCTCAGCCCACAGTTTTATCAGCATGGCTGGAGAGGCAGCACAGGAGTAAGTAGCTGGTAGGCAAGAACACCCCGAAACGGCACTGCCCCAGAAGAGAGAGACATGGAAACATACATTTAGTAGTATGTGACCCTGTGTTTAAACAGAGGAAAGACAGTACAATTGGGAAATGATGCCAGCTTAATTCTAGAAcagggccccccccccgccccgccgtgAGTTTGGAATCTAGTCTGATTAATGGAACATCTCCCACATGCATCCAGATTGGAAACACAGATTTCCAAGGCATCTTGAAGAGTAATTGGGTTTGCACTGCTAACGTGGATTCTCTTCCAAGTTTACTTTCTACTTAACTTTTTCTTATTAAAGAATGTAGTTCTATGTCTACGTGATTTCTTTGGTAAATGGGACCCACAGCCTATAAAACAAGAAGCATTTCTAAAGAAATGGTCCTTACAACATTTAACTATAGATTCCAGCACCAGTTATATAAAATCCAGATCCAGCTACTGTTATGGGTATGGGAAATACATCCTGCCTAAGAATGAAACTGGGGAATAGCTTTCAAAGCAACTGACACTGCTGAATGcccaatattttaaaacactaaaggaaaaaaaaacttaaaaaaaccccttaataTTGTTTAGTTTCACTGCCCtcatcagaaatacagaatgtgTAACGCTGTCCACAGCAAATGCTCATTCCACTAAAAGTTTAAGGCTAAGCCTACATTTCACTTATAAGGGTTTTATCCTccaatttccttccttccttctttttccctccctcccctttaaTGCTATCCTACTACTAAACAAAACTCTGAAATAACACTTTGATTTGTAGGCTCATACATGTCAAACAGTACTCAATACTTCTGCCACTTCAGCTCTTTTCGCTGTGAGTCACTGGAGGCAACCATCATTTTAACGTTTGAGTGAAGgacttcctttttccatttcccGATTATctttctgcagagcagccagtATCTAGACGTTTCAaggaatgaaagagaaaaaagtattcGATTTAAAAAGTGACTCAATAAATCATTGTCTGAAGAGTTTCCAATTTAATTATCTTTGAACAATACTATTTTAACTATTAAATGTAATCAAATTTAGAGAACCTCTCCCCATTGATGGAGACCTCCCAGAAGTCCTTGTGGCATGGTAAATAGAAATGGATTTAACAAAGGTTTAAACTCATTCTCCCCCCAACGCACACTTTTGAAGCCCAGGGATGAGATTCTTACCCAGATTACACAAGTCTAGCACTATTAAAGGACGCTGCCTGAGGGGAAATTATAACTCTCAAGATAAATAGACTGCCTAAAAACACAGCAAGTGAGCAGCCTGAGCAGTACATTATCCTTATCCAGGAGTTCAGACCAGAATTACCTCAGTGCTGATTGGTGCTTGCCTAGAGCATGTCACTGTCTCCAGAGCTGCTTATATCTTTTTCTGAAGCGACAAGTCTGCATTTGCATCCACGTTGATAATTTGTATTTCCTACTATCCGATGcacaattttgttttgttagcCCTTGTGTAGAGGGCACAAGGACAGCCAGTTTCTCATGCTGCTTAACGCACTCCCTGCCCTATAGTTAGTCTCTGCTGAAGAAGTCCAGCAGCATCCCCAAGAATCACCCTGGAATTGAAGGTATTGGGGGACATTTCATCGCAAAGAATTGCAGTTACAAGTAAGCaaccttcttttctctctgacCAACTTCAAACCAATCTCTGCACCATCGGAATTAACAGTGGGTCTAAATCACTCATCGGGCAACCACACAACACTGCCTATGCTTCAATGCGAAAGCAACCACAGCTGTTGCAACAGAAGAGTTCAACATGGGTCTGAACAGAGCCACAGCTGTCTGTCTGTTCAGCAATTTCTACAACTGGAGAGAGATTTCAGGGAGGTCTTCTTCACAGGGATTCAGGCTAAATCAAAAGCTACTCAATCAAATGGGCTTATGAGAGTTTCAAGTGCCACAGTAACAATGTCCTTGGTGGAAAAAAGTTAACCTTTTTAAGGAACGTGAGAATGACACCAAAATATTGatccagaaaagcagaaaaacatagACATTAAGACAACTAACAGAGCTCAGATTCTTTAGTTATTTGGAAAACTTTATGGAGCTAAGATTTGAAGCATAGATATTACAGAAATGCTAAGCCAACAGTCTAGTCTGTTCTCCCATCTCTATTTCTCTGCTGTTGATAGTGAAGAAGTGGGTGTATCAACAGCCACTCACATTTCAAGCTAAGGCTATATCAGCACAAGGCCCTGGAGTTCTTTGTAGGTaattccagaagaaaaacagagcttGCAGGTTTCCTATTGATCACCAGAGTCCTTGTTATCACAAGTGCCATGTCTGTGATTCACCAGGACTCCCTTCAGTCTTTAGTTTCCTGATCACATTG from Gavia stellata isolate bGavSte3 chromosome 5, bGavSte3.hap2, whole genome shotgun sequence encodes the following:
- the TADA2B gene encoding transcriptional adapter 2-beta; this translates as MAELGKKYCVYCLAEVSSLRFRCTECADIELCPDCFSAGAEIGPHRRWHGYQLVDGGRFTLWGAEAEGGWSSREEQLLLDAIEQFGFGNWEDMAAHVGASRTPQEVMEHYVSMYIHGNLGKACIPDTIPNRVTDHTCPSGGPLSPSLTTPLPPLDISVAEQQQLGYMPLRDDYEIEYDQDAETLISGLSVNYDDDDVEIELKRAHVDMYVRKLKERQRRKNIARDYNLVPAFLGKDKKDKEKAPKRKITKEEKELRLKLRPLYQFMSCKEFEDFFENMHKERILRAKIRELQRYRRNGITKMEESAEYEAARHKREKRKENKNIASSKRGKEDGKEGEFAAIENLPGFELLSDREKVLCSSLNLSPARYVTVKTIIIKDHLQKRQGIPSKSRLPSYLDKVLKKRILNFLTESGWISRDAS
- the CCDC96 gene encoding coiled-coil domain-containing protein 96; protein product: MDEEGLALLLDTRPMGPMRLGARVIKTNERLGLVLGGAGEPAEPRPEVPAGPRSEEPPGPCEPEKLGLEESEPPGPEEPPEPEVAAGLPGPPAAAPAAGGAEEEAASGGDGAAGQAPPAARAEGAPGPLAPAAPGGAERRSGEEAGEAPEERDGAEEGAEERRERAALLEQHRGLAGERERLRQASARLQLRLGELLRLRRGERRPRAELGAGGPQLYGQRLRRLRELREQRERAAAACRERVAARRRGGEERQAQAQAEWAAFQARKKAVAVFSLGRRLGGREAAAEAVDRIQARERDKEQQVREARVENIKLKHEIQTLETILKAQGELVDSQHFMDLEDMKKENQKRSEKIGDLSDEILKLKKKVSNAVHILSQFKEKLQFVEAENQGRKVELMDIEIILSQKRDVLTKSKQARDRLQRNNLKLQQKRGLLGNEILLRDFEEMVGSVELLSQRLETLKHHHARLILTCRGIQKKIKEANSSFLAEDG